In Pedobacter sp. W3I1, one DNA window encodes the following:
- a CDS encoding glycoside hydrolase family 97 catalytic domain-containing protein, producing MDRSDQWMVNYYTRVAKEAAKHHILVDFHGAFKPAGLEVAYPNVLSYEGVIGMEQNIGGGLATPNNNLFLPFLRNAVGPMDYTPGAMRSAHKEDYKPSWVNTMSIGTRAHQLAMYIVFESGLQMLADNPFNYLREPETTSFITSVPVTWDETKILDASVGEYIVTAKRKGEKWFVGAMGNDQKHDLKVEASFLKANTNYQITLIKDGINADFQAMDFKRIVKPIKAGETIDINMVKDGGFVAVIEQVK from the coding sequence ATGGATAGGAGCGATCAATGGATGGTGAACTATTATACCCGTGTAGCTAAAGAAGCCGCCAAACACCACATTTTAGTCGATTTCCACGGTGCATTTAAACCTGCAGGTTTAGAAGTTGCCTATCCAAATGTGCTTTCGTATGAGGGGGTTATCGGGATGGAACAAAATATTGGCGGTGGCCTGGCTACGCCAAACAACAATTTATTTCTTCCGTTTTTACGTAATGCAGTAGGACCTATGGATTACACGCCTGGTGCTATGCGTTCGGCACATAAAGAGGATTATAAGCCAAGTTGGGTAAATACAATGAGTATTGGTACAAGGGCACATCAATTGGCGATGTACATCGTGTTCGAAAGCGGTCTGCAAATGTTGGCTGATAATCCTTTTAATTATTTAAGAGAGCCAGAAACCACTTCGTTTATTACCAGTGTTCCGGTTACCTGGGATGAAACCAAAATTCTGGATGCAAGTGTTGGTGAATATATTGTTACGGCCAAACGCAAAGGCGAAAAATGGTTTGTTGGCGCGATGGGCAACGATCAAAAACATGATCTGAAAGTTGAAGCCAGTTTCCTGAAAGCAAACACAAACTACCAGATCACCCTGATCAAAGATGGCATCAATGCAGATTTTCAGGCGATGGATTTTAAACGTATCGTAAAACCAATTAAAGCTGGAGAAACGATCGATATCAATATGGTAAAAGATGGTGGTTTTGTTGCTGTAATTGAGCAGGTTAAATAA
- a CDS encoding glycoside hydrolase family 97 N-terminal domain-containing protein, producing MKKKLSFVILLLLFAVKLFSAPIELVSPDKRIKVSVNIKDKIGYAVTFNGDPFLANSYLQLNLDQAKLGANAKLLKKTLSSVNTSSNPIVPLKNSTVVNQYNLLRLDFKGDFSVEFRAYNDGIAYRFITNKKDSIIVNSEDVHINFNDAVKADYLETGGFKTSYEILYRQNELGKVNKDKMSVLPILFNNGKYKALLSEADLYDYPCLFVKAVDDKTVDAIFPKAPLAFGEDGDRSKKILKEADYIAKTAGKRSFPWRFLVITDKDTQLAANQMVYKLSTPNQLQDTKWIKPGQVTWEWWHNAYVYGVDFKSGYNQDTYKYYIDFASKFGIPYIIMDEGWAKTTLNPFEPNPTINLQELIAYGKQKNVKIVLWFTWLAVENNFNIFETLEKMGHCWGQN from the coding sequence ATGAAAAAAAAATTATCATTTGTCATTTTGCTACTGTTATTTGCAGTAAAACTTTTTAGTGCTCCGATAGAGTTGGTATCGCCCGATAAACGGATTAAAGTATCGGTAAATATTAAAGATAAAATTGGCTATGCGGTAACTTTTAATGGCGATCCTTTTTTGGCCAATTCATACTTACAGTTAAACTTAGATCAGGCAAAGCTGGGTGCCAATGCAAAGCTGTTAAAGAAAACGCTTTCTTCGGTTAACACCAGTTCGAATCCGATTGTTCCACTTAAAAACAGTACCGTAGTAAATCAGTATAATTTATTGCGATTGGACTTCAAAGGCGATTTTAGCGTGGAATTCAGGGCTTATAACGATGGCATTGCCTATCGTTTCATCACGAATAAAAAAGATTCGATCATTGTAAACAGCGAAGATGTGCACATCAATTTTAACGATGCAGTTAAAGCTGATTATTTAGAAACTGGTGGATTTAAAACTTCTTACGAAATTCTTTACCGTCAAAATGAACTCGGAAAAGTAAACAAGGATAAGATGAGTGTGCTGCCAATCCTATTTAATAATGGTAAGTATAAAGCCTTGTTATCAGAAGCTGATCTTTATGATTATCCATGTTTATTTGTTAAAGCGGTAGACGATAAAACCGTTGATGCTATTTTTCCTAAAGCACCTTTGGCTTTTGGAGAAGATGGCGACAGAAGCAAGAAAATTTTAAAAGAAGCCGATTATATTGCCAAAACAGCTGGTAAAAGATCATTTCCCTGGCGTTTTTTGGTCATTACCGATAAAGATACCCAGTTAGCAGCAAACCAAATGGTGTATAAACTGAGCACCCCTAACCAATTGCAGGATACCAAATGGATAAAACCTGGTCAGGTAACCTGGGAGTGGTGGCACAATGCCTACGTTTACGGGGTCGATTTTAAATCGGGTTATAACCAGGATACTTATAAATATTACATCGATTTTGCTTCGAAATTTGGGATTCCTTACATCATTATGGATGAAGGATGGGCGAAAACAACGCTTAATCCTTTTGAACCTAATCCAACCATTAACCTGCAAGAGTTAATTGCCTATGGTAAACAGAAAAATGTAAAAATTGTACTTTGGTTTACCTGGCTGGCAGTCGAAAATAACTTCAATATTTTCGAAACATTAGAAAAAATGGGGCATTGCTGGGGTCAAAATTGA